From Gouania willdenowi chromosome 18, fGouWil2.1, whole genome shotgun sequence, one genomic window encodes:
- the LOC114480798 gene encoding uncharacterized protein LOC114480798 codes for MAISRFYCLRAFLTFSVVGVLGVLIHQDVEASSETKVIHKRVGDTVELSSPYANNDIISASWKFGERIIASTNFTVKPTQLTKKVFLNPSNFSLTVKALTVHDSGNFIFVPEMNGAQGKSITITLQVHEPPLLRIVNFTMEATNLSCTVLLECNANANHSTIYTWTMRNQTTTGSKLQYFHTPQGEKTNFSCMISNDVHHKSALMVWTCSKDPVNVVLIGSVTGGFLLLVILIGAIFCFRSIRGKRAANECSDQNDISVYASINDAVVRHVHTVYDVLQLDRDVPASSFQEVL; via the exons ATGGCCATCAGTCGTTTTTACTGCCTGAGAGCTTTCCTGACATTCAGCGTCGTTGGGGTCCTCGGGGTCCTCATCCATCAGG ATGTGGAGGCTTCCAGTGAAACGAAGGTCATTCATAAACGAGTCGGGGACACCGTGGAGCTTTCATCACCCTACGCCAACAATGACATCATATCAGCTTCCTGGAAATTTGGAGAGAGAATCATTGCATCCACTAATTTCACAGTAAAACCAACACAATTGACAAAGAAGGTGTTTTTGAATCCTTCAAACTTTAGTTTAACAGTGAAAGCGCTGACTGTGCATGATTCTgggaattttatttttgttcctgAAATGAACGGTGCACAAGGAAAATCAATCACCATCACTTTACAGGTTCACG AGCCGCCTCTTCTGAGAATAGTTAACTTTACTATGGAGGCCACAAACCTCTCGTGCACAGTTCTTCTAGAGTGCAACGCAAACGCTAACCACTCAACCATCTACACCTGGACCATGAGGAACCAAACCACCACTGGCTCCAAACTGCAATACTTCCACACACCACAAGGAGAAAAAACCAATTTCTCTTGTATGATTTCCAACGATGTCCATCATAAATCAGCATTAATGGTGTGGACGTGCAGCAAAG ATCCAGTAAATGTTGTCCTTATTGGGAGCGTGACAGGAGGATTTTTACTGCTCGTCATCTTAATCGGAGCGATCTTCTGTTTCCGTTCTATCAGAGGAAAACGTGCTGCTAATGAAT GCAGTGACCAAAACGACATCTCCGTGTATGCTAGCATCAATGATGCTGTAGTGCGACAT GTCCACACTGTCTACGATGTGCTCCAGCTTGATCGTGATGTCCCTGCCTCGTCCTTTCAGGAAGTTCTTTAA